GTTTGCAAATCGGTTTGCACTTTGGTCTGCAAATTGGTCGGCAAATTGGTCTACAAATTGGTCTACAAATTGGTTTGCAAATTGGTTTGCAAACTGGTCTGCAAACCGGTTTGCAAACGGGTTTGCAAATTGGTCTGCAAACGGGTTTGCAAATTGGTCTGCAAACGGGTTTGCAAATTGGTCTGCAAGTCGGTCTACAAGTTGGTCTGCAAATAGCGCAGCACGGATCAAAACAGCAACTTCGGCAACCCCcacactaaaaaaaatatattacgcttatgtaaatttaacgATAATGAAAAGAAAGGTTTGAagattaacaatattaagcGATCTTACTTTTAAAGATGAAGGTAGATCAGTATTACTCTACAAGAAAAAGAATACATGAATTAATATACTATGGgtaagattaaatattataatctctatataaaatgatagaaTACTCTATATCTGCAGCATTTCTTTCCACAACAAATCTGAATTATTGCCGTTTGCGGGAATACAGGTTTATCGTCTTCTTtgcgattttttttagatattttctttCCCACAATAGCTATATTTGATAAACCAAACATATTGTGTTCTCGGTCTAATTTGAGAATAGTCGAAAGACATTTTTCTCCAAAACTCATTTGTTGACCTATAACATCATCCGATTCTCTGCTGTCCAGGGAGCTGCTTGAATAGAATGGCGATATTGATGGTGAACTGAAACAGAATAGTATTATAGAAGAACATAGTAAACGAGAAAAATATGGACTAATATCAGTATTTTCTAGAATTTAGAGTTGGATATTTCGTTTACTACATCATACCGCACGTTTTTAAGTTCCATTTAAGCGAGAACGTCGTCTTCTTTTGCCTACACTAGCGCCGGTTATGGCGTTTACATTTCTGGAAGGACATCGTGTGTATTCAAATCGACAATTGCCGCTATTAATACTTATACCAGGCTTCAAAACTACCATAAGTAATACTAAtacgataaatatatactactaCTCTTAAATGTACGAAAACCTAGAATCCATTGATCCTTCTCGACCCTCGCTCAGCCACTTCATCTTTGTCAATTTTAACTGCTTTGGATTAGGAAAATCTCTGCATTCTTCATCATCTGATGGATCGCTGTCCTCATCAAATCTATTCAACTGTAAAAAACGGCGAGCAatgtaagttaaataaaaaatttgtaattctGTGAGATATgcgaaacatttaaatgattaaaatatgattattaacgGGCTATAGAATGTTAATTGGATtcgttaaaagaattattaacaattatacaCAGTTATATCTCAATTCTTTGTTGTTttgttcaattattattatacttttagtATTGTAATTAGATGTTACCTTGGGAGAtgcattatatttgtttccttGATGATATTCGTTGCGATGGGACTCTACAAGCTCGTGTAACGCTTTTGATCTCTCTACTTTTATGGAAGCATTTTTTTCATCCTGAAAAATGTGTTACAAcagcttatataaaaatattagcacATACAAAAGTTATTGATGCAtatctaaaagaaaaaaatatataaaatctccGTTATACGTACATCTTCATCGTCCGCTTCAATAGTACGGATTGATTGTGGGTCTTGTCCGTGGTCCATTGAGTTCATCCCATTATCGTTTTTGCTAAAAGATGGATTTACTTCATTGATCAGGCACACGTATGTGAAGTAGACATTTTGATCTGATGCGCTGTTCGTCAATTTCATATCAGATATGTTGTGGTATCCATCAGTATGAAACATTCCTGTTAGATTTaatgagatattaaaattttatttattttcgtaaaGCCATGACTTTAttgtagataataattttaggttGAAGATTTTAAAGAGAATCAAAGAAATTTGTAGCCATGCTCATTCATTGTGAAagcttcaattttaatttatttgattttcttctttataatttacataaacaaaaagaaGTTTGtctaaaaagtatttatttcgcCTAACTTTTTGCTTGttgataaagtttttatactaatagtaaattaacaaaaagtttACATGGATTTTTTTTGGCAATTTAGAAAATTCTATAACatcgtttttataatacaaaacagtTAGCTTATTATGTTCAAGTGAGAGTgtaattataatgacattttGTCGGATTAGGAAGTGCTTAGTGACACACTATGAATGACCATCACAATTTAATTGCATGATTTTGAACTATGCTGATGTTTTGtggatttcaatatatatgcatacaactattagaattaatcaaaattttaatattacagtagaaaatattaaaagtgtaaatggatttttaatagttagaaatttatttaagcatCTTAGATTGGGTATCTGTAGTTCagtctaataatataattaatcttttagTATCAActacagataaaaaatcaatgtattaaaatacattttaaaggaATGCGAAAGTAATAAGAccgttttaaatagtttttattatcgtATAACCGTCCAGTCACCCAGTGTGAATGACATTTGGTAGTGTAAAAACAGCTTTAACAAAGgaaacaagataaaaaaaactgattttCCCTCAAGATTAGCGGCCACGGTTCGATCGTTGTgttgtattcatttttttttttatgaatctaTAGTTTGAATGTGAATTAAAAcgtattatcaaattaatagGACTCGTTGCTACAAAAAACCTAACGAAACTTCTCAACTACATCATTAATAggaaataattgttttgagTATCATCACGACGAAATAACATAATTCTTatgatgtaataattttaaaataattataattcttaattttttaatgttttggttTCATGTATTTACCatatttttgaagaaaaaagaaatatttctcatGATTGTTTCtctgtatgtattttatatttaatttagtatatgtgaataaaataaaaacgtaaatttatttctattaagtttgttattcatttattacaaatttttatattaacgtaattatttttttctattattaggtttcgttttaattaagttttgtaCCTGATGTTACTAATACCAGCCGATATGTCTAACACATCTGAAGTAAGCGTGTGTAGCGGTGAATCACAGATTCAGGAGTAGAGAATTATATGTAACGAGTATCTTATTAGAATGTCACAATAAATACCTtaagttgtaataatttatttcactgaTATGCAATTGTGTATTCAGTTACTGACATAAATATCTTTACtgatataatttcttatttgtcgattattaatttttaatatgttaatagttaataaattttataagcgTAAAAATCAATTACACAAATATGATAATGCATGGTGTCAAACGTATACGAAACATATACAGTTAACaaacataacaaatttaagataaacatagtacaaacattaaattaaatttgtaaaattactaagaaaaaacaatattaaagtaatatgaGTCTGAGtcgaataaaaatgtttattatctcTGAGTCACGTCGGTCGAAACGGAGGTTTTGTTGCGTGTCATTTCGCTATCATGGTGCCGTGGCATAACAAACATctcgttttatatatacatgtttacacacaatttaatttataattatatgtaaaaatatttagatatcaaatatattaacagtGAAATTGTGATAAcataatacaaaatgtttaaactgTATGCGTGTTtatgtttaagtattttaaaattaacagttaACGCACAGTTTGGGAGTAAGtacattacataatttttttttatgaaataacctTTTGAAATGtcctatttgaataaatttattttttattaaatgtaaattaacaaTGCGCACTAAGAATTTTTTAGTAGCTcgtgttattatttgaaatggtattttatgtatgtatctaatgttacatataatttgatcAAGTAGCAACTCGCGTATAACTTTGATGACACCATACTGCATTTAATTCAGGGCCGATTATTATAGATGATTGTGTATGCATGCGTGATTTGTAGtaccattaaaaatatgctaTTTACGCTCGTTTCATCTCCCCGTTTCTATCTAATAGGAGGTCGGAGTTTTCgcaaatttaaagaaaataattttaataaaagatttaaattattgtttagttataaatatgtatacaacatgaataaattgattttattatgtttacaaaGATACACTTCATTAATTCATACACTTGCtcaaaaaagtaacaaaacattaccaatatatatctatgtttaaaattttttctttgttttagcAATcgtattttaagattattcctataaaattcgttttgaatatatatgattataaataaaataattatataagtgtagtttttgtttaaatcggTTATAAATTGGTCTAgacgttaatatatattttattcaaaggtCATTCGTTTATAATAcctgtacaaaaaaaaaatctgtctgCTTTTTATGATATCCCACGGTAACTATGACCGTAAAACCGACAAAGTTTTTATCgtgaaacatatattattatatgatttaatatatcagtataatatgcgttattttttttagattatgtTACGTTTAATTCATACGATTTTTGGAAATTGCACATTTTTTCAATGTCATtgggtatatttaaaaaatattttgcccTGTTTTCAGCCGTATCCATAAGTGTCAATATGGATCCAAGAGCAGATATTGATATGAGTACTCACGTAAGATATGAATGAAgttgagatttatttaatttctatgtattttacgatatttaagtataatttctttttcagaATCGCTGTCCAGTTAATATGTCGTGTGTCCCAATAAGTTCGTGTCCATTGTTAGAAGATCTATTAGATTTCTCGTGTTTTTCATCCGAtcggtaaatatatatttttttattcaacttatTCAACACAACATTTCTCCGAAATTCTCAACATACATTTTGAGCATATACATTAAGGCTTTTCGGCGTGAAAACATGCTAACATTGGTAAGTGTACATAACTGAattcttatttcttatttgctttattaaaaaaaaactgttccTATCAAAACTCAATCacgaaatagattttaatcaatataaattaatttagcacATTTCAGTTATTTTGTATCAAGTACAAGTATGAAGGCAGTAGGAATGATTTGACAAATTAATTGTAAGACTGAcactaatgttataataatataagtcttGTGATTatgatcttaaaattaaagctATGTTGTCAGATattggtattattattatacatgaagaaaatatataatgaaaagatTCAACCTGTTACTTTTGGAATATCGAGTACCCTATAAATGTATctgtaaaaaacatataacagGTATTTCCATCGTCTGAACTCGTTAACATGTGGCAATGTTAACAATGAAGACTATGTGTGCTGCCCGTCGTGCGAGTGCGGGCGAGTTTACGCACCAGGAACTGAATCCTGCGGGAAGAGCATGGTCCAAGGGATTGATTACAGCGGCATTGGAGCTCATCCCTGGGTTGCCAGAATAGGATTCGcaagtttgtatataaatgaaaatactttttagttAAATCGTATGGAGTTATaagacaaattattaattttaactacatcTATTATGATGTAAATTTAGATTGGCATCAGAtcattatgttaattattcgttgctttaaaaatatttgtagataAAGACACGGGCAACGTTAGATTTGCTTGCAGTGGCTCCATTATTGCGAAGCGGGTTATTTTGACAGCGGCGCATTGTGCTTTGGCGAAACCTGAAGGATACAAATTGTGAGAACCATTTTATATAGCATGTACTTTATTTTAGGCATTTTAAATACTGGTTACTTAAACTTTTCAAGGCACttaatattcacatataaatttaattgtgatTATCATTTTATGTGTAAAATGCTTTCAAGTAGTTaagcattttaattaaataatcatttcacTTGCTAAGGTCTACGATAGTAGTCGGTGAGTGGGACATCAGTAGTAGTCCGGATTGCAGCGATTATTTCTGTGCTCCTGCCACACAAGCCATCAAAGTGGAGAGCGTGTCTGTGCATCCAGGATACGAACAGAAGATATTCAGACATGACATAGCGATGATTATATTAAAggatgagataaaattttctggtatattaaaattataataatttaaatagaaaaaatgccaaatatgtttataatgacagctcaattataaaaaaaattgttaattctaacacctttattaaattcaaagaaTTGTTACGGACGCTTCCTCAATTTTTCAACAGCTACATACGTCCTTGTGTAAGGTCGTTCATATTATATCATCAGATAGCAGTGTTTCTCTTTATTACAGTGACAGCTGCTCCGATCTGTTTGAATGATAAGCCGGAAGTGGTGATCAACGAACGCGCTTCGCTTGTCGGATGGGGAAAACTGTCCGGACAAAACAACTTGGTACTGGATACTGTTTTAATGGGATATTATTTTCTAGGAAAAAATCAAGCCATTGTATTGGACTATTCAAAATTATCGGTTATGCTAGGTTGTAAAAAACTAAAGCGACAGCCATTTAACAAGTTCTGATTGAACTAcggacaattttatttcaatttctaaCAACGAGTACAACATTCCATTAACCTCATTATTTGTATCGATGAATTTGTGCCCtcataatatcttaaaacaaCAGATTGGTCGCCAACAACAGTTAGAAGTACCGTTGGTGTCGCTGGAGATTTGTGAGAAGGTTTTTGGTGAATCCGTGCCTATTCATGAAGGGCAGCTTTGTGCGGGCGGCGAAGAGGGCAAGGACGCATGTTCGGGCTTTGGAGGAGCTCCTTTGATTCTTAATAGAGACGGCCAATTTGTACAGGTAGTTGAAATATAATCTCAggagtatatataaataaagaactaTACAGATATATGAGATGTCGCAAATGCCAACACGAATGAAAtttcttgaatattattttttgtaagaaagGGGAACTTTCAAGGAAGAGGTTGAAAGTCGCAAGTCTCTCCAAAATACAGTAATTGTTAAAGAAGACATTCAGGGCCATAGTTAATGTCATTTAATTGTAAACATTGAATagcttattaaattctttatttgtattacGTTTATAAACGGatgtttctatataattttttttgttcttatcTTCATATTTTTAGATTGGTATTGTATCCTTCGGGTCGGACAACTGTGGCAGTGAAGGCATCCCCAGCGTGTATACAAACATCGCACATTATTATAGGTGGATTGTTGACAACTTGCCTTCTTGAGTATTAAGTTTatgccattttatttataataaatgatacttgtatatttgattattcatTGATTTTGGGATTAAGAATAgaaaatgttgttatatattataagaattttcttttatgtcaTCAGTGGATATTTTGTTGACATGAGATTGCGTAGTGCCATGTAATTATAGTACTGAGAACAGGGCTGGACTCCTTTTAAGAGGGAGCATAACGTGCCGATGAGGTCTACCTGAGCATCGTCTTGAAACTGTTGGTCATATACCtggaacaaatatatatcgcATGCTTTTATCTATACAATGTAATTCTATATTAACACCTTGCTATCctattttactttcaaattttatagaattataagtACAACTATAAcagataaaatttcattttaattactaacaaATTAAACAAGTATAACTTACTCCATTGATTGTCACAGTCGGTATAAATTTGTGGTTGACTAGACTTGTGAGGTATTCAGATTCTAACTGTAAAGACGTTCCTTTGCCATGGAATATACATTCGTCGATCAAGTTAGTGGGCAGATTCGCTTTTTCAACgcactgaaaaatatttaatatcaattattttttaaataatgttcgtTTTGACATGTTATAATGATAgcgatattaattttgtaatttaactgTATACCAACATCGTATCTTCCTTGGGATGCAGAGCGAGTCTTTATTTCGCAAGCGACGTATGTCAATTTGTCTTTGTCGGGTTGTTCGTTCATATAATGCAAGCTACAGTCCTGCACTATATTCCCAAGGCATTCTGAAGGCCCGTGTTGACATTGGAAGCCGCCATCGCCAAAGTTTATACTCTGAAATTTATGTACTGTCGTTTACTTTGGAATCTTCACTCATAAAAACGTATTACAATTAAcacttcatttatatatttatatgttcatatttacattaaattatttagtgaaAATAGCTACTTATACTTATTTCAGTCATaggacaattttaaatttatccagAGGAAAATTACcccataatatataaagtatatatattttttaatatattaaatggatACATACCAGCATAGTAAAGCTctgttataatttagaaactagcaaatgttatgtaaattttatctgCTCTGTGGACTGACCcattagtattaataaaaaattgccaAATTACCTTTGCTTTCCCAAATGGCACAAACTTGATCGTCATGTGGTCGTGGAGCAACTGGAATGCTGGTTGCAGCTGATTGAGAATAAATGCTTTACTGTCTGGACAGTTACTCTCATAATAGACGCTTAAGAGCAACTAAAAAAAAGACGGTGTTaggtttattacaataatgttatataaaaaatggtgTTTATagtcttatattaatatgtaaacaaGGATATCTATCCTAAAGAAACAAGTTGACATAACCTTCAAATTTTTTGGACGATGtaaccaaataaattaaaacaaaaaaattgtgagcTCATATTTGTCAAGCTTATAAGGTTTTGtgaattattctttataatgttttatatttttgctatattaaagattaattaaaaaataaacatagtttTCTGTGTATTTAAAAGATCGAAGAAACCATAATAGTGTtgctaatattttaaggaGGAATAatttgtgtgtatgtgtacGTTTCAAATGAATAAACATTCAGTCTGAGTTACATATTCTATAGTTAATGCTAATGAAAATTAGGGATCTTTACTAAAACTCAAGAGACGTATCGCGTAAGCCAAGCTGGAAAAAAGTGTCGTAAAATATCCTTTGTCACATCGCTGCGAAAACTTTTTATGATAGAGCAAAAGTATGATTTACAAGAATTCttagtacaaataaatattgtgacactgcattaaaatatataaaaataaaacaacaaaaatatataaataaaaatctcatgTCCATCCCTAGTAATAAGGAAAGGAGGAGAATGGGGAtaacaaatttgaaatgattacatatttttttgttattatttatttacaggggcaatgttttatatacatttaaattttggaaaCCGTATTATTAGAGCGCTTTCGCAAATCGTAAAACCATTTGactaaatgataaatatttaaataaataaaccggTTGGTAACAATTGCTTCTAAATATCACACATGCTGTGTGTTGACGCTCAATGCTCATGGGACAACTTTTACTGCCCTACTTAACAGCCGGCCTCGCCTGTAGGAGTAtgatatgtatttgtttataataacccGTTATTTTTTTGCCGATttagcattatttttaatatatctataatgttctatattataatgaagttaTATCTTGAATTATGTATGATTGGCATGAAggctctttaaaaaaaataattctaacgCTTCTTTTAACGAACTGTAACTtatcacaaatatattaagtccattaaaatataatgcatattgtataattttatcgtaGAAGTGTAAATAATTCTGTTAGCGaaggaaattaatatattatttcgaaTACGCTTCTGATGTGGTTctcatagttatatttaataaaacttaatgatCTACCAATAACTGTCATTCATAGTTATTATTAggtgtttttgattttaatattctaccTTCAATATAAAGGTTTCTACCTTCAATATAAACTGTTTCGGCTATTAGATACATCAACCttgcaaataataattgtcaatacgttttttattatacctaaatataaatcttgatATTACGCTCTAAAAGTCACAGGAAAAACATACGGTAGGTTTTATTGACGAATTACTACTTAATGACCTTGAACAAATttgcattttctttttataaacaggTGAATCCTTCCCACATAGGCTGAACTTGTCATTTCCCAAGCAAAATAGACTCTCTAGATGTCCTCTAACTCGCTTTTATAATCAGAAGCAAACTAACCCACGCCATTTCTCTGTCCTTCCTGACCCCTAAAGTTATGGATTACAATTGTCAAACTAACATGGTTTGAGAGATCTTTACTTGTTCTTCTATA
The window above is part of the Danaus plexippus chromosome 7, MEX_DaPlex, whole genome shotgun sequence genome. Proteins encoded here:
- the LOC116771005 gene encoding uncharacterized protein LOC116771005, translating into MFHTDGYHNISDMKLTNSASDQNVYFTYVCLINEVNPSFSKNDNGMNSMDHGQDPQSIRTIEADDEDDEKNASIKVERSKALHELVESHRNEYHQGNKYNASPKLNRFDEDSDPSDDEECRDFPNPKQLKLTKMKWLSEGREGSMDSSSPSISPFYSSSSLDSRESDDVIGQQMSFGEKCLSTILKLDREHNMFGLSNIAIVGKKISKKNRKEDDKPVFPQTAIIQICCGKKCCRYRSNTDLPSSLKCGGCRSCCFDPCCAICRPTCRPTCRPICKPVCRPICKPVCRPICKPVCKPVCRPVCKPICKPICRPICRPICRPICRPKCKPICKLTCEDQPCIGTCYQCPKDKCCCQTCQPSKCRVDCSTCYGMKITYKKKPTFEPSPCELTPRSSCILQIPMVARYCTHIPQCVPPSSCFPYLMPCYWPSRAGAPCNNPTQCFHNPPCRGPRRRKTCKPIEETCPPSGKCTDGSENAKCPNATCPGNNPAMKEAIENRFGSKK
- the LOC116770899 gene encoding CLIP domain-containing serine protease B4-like gives rise to the protein MFKLYACLCLSILKLTVNAQFGTVSISVNMDPRADIDMSTHNRCPVNMSCVPISSCPLLEDLLDFSCFSSDRYFHRLNSLTCGNVNNEDYVCCPSCECGRVYAPGTESCGKSMVQGIDYSGIGAHPWVARIGFANKDTGNVRFACSGSIIAKRVILTAAHCALAKPEGYKLSTIVVGEWDISSSPDCSDYFCAPATQAIKVESVSVHPGYEQKIFRHDIAMIILKDEIKFSVTAAPICLNDKPEVVINERASLVGWGKLSGQNNLIGRQQQLEVPLVSLEICEKVFGESVPIHEGQLCAGGEEGKDACSGFGGAPLILNRDGQFVQIGIVSFGSDNCGSEGIPSVYTNIAHYYRWIVDNLPS
- the LOC116770532 gene encoding gamma-interferon-inducible lysosomal thiol reductase-like, with translation MLLKLLFLLLFVVIDRCVSSGSQKLLLSVYYESNCPDSKAFILNQLQPAFQLLHDHMTIKFVPFGKAKSINFGDGGFQCQHGPSECLGNIVQDCSLHYMNEQPDKDKLTYVACEIKTRSASQGRYDCVEKANLPTNLIDECIFHGKGTSLQLESEYLTSLVNHKFIPTVTINGVYDQQFQDDAQVDLIGTLCSLLKGVQPCSQYYNYMALRNLMSTKYPLMT